In Streptomyces sp. SID8374, one genomic interval encodes:
- a CDS encoding serine hydrolase domain-containing protein — translation MPQIHGHCDDRFAGVRAAFEENFRARGELGAAVTVLSGGVPVVDLWGGWADESRTRPWERDTVVNVWSTSKGPTALCAHILADRGLLDLDAPVATYWPEFAANGKDAVLVRHLLSHRSGVAGIDVPHTLDELYDWELTCARLAATAPMWEPGTRSGYHAISYGFLVGEVVRRISGSLPGEFLRQEITGPLAIDFTFGLPEKETPRLAELVQERTDRAAQAALLARMEPVAVASLLNPPTGRAAANTPAWRAAEIPAANGHGTARAVAALYGILAGRGTLDGRRILSERAAERVRESQGACRDLVLGDAFAHETEIALGLWLSGPNRSYGPNPRAMGHDGAGGSCGLADPEAGIALGYVMNRMGSGVADDPRKTALVEAVYAALGDPARA, via the coding sequence GTGCCGCAGATCCACGGCCACTGCGACGACCGGTTCGCCGGGGTCCGGGCCGCCTTCGAGGAGAACTTCAGAGCCCGCGGCGAGCTGGGCGCGGCGGTCACCGTCCTCTCCGGCGGCGTCCCCGTGGTGGACCTCTGGGGCGGCTGGGCCGACGAGTCCCGCACCCGCCCCTGGGAGCGGGACACCGTCGTCAACGTCTGGTCCACGAGCAAGGGCCCCACCGCGCTCTGCGCCCACATCCTCGCCGACCGGGGCCTCCTCGACCTCGATGCCCCCGTGGCCACGTACTGGCCGGAGTTCGCGGCGAACGGCAAGGACGCCGTCCTCGTACGCCATCTCCTCTCGCACCGCTCCGGGGTCGCCGGGATCGACGTACCGCACACCCTGGACGAGCTGTACGACTGGGAGCTGACCTGCGCCCGGCTCGCCGCCACCGCCCCCATGTGGGAGCCGGGGACGCGGTCCGGCTACCACGCGATCTCGTACGGATTCCTCGTCGGCGAGGTGGTCCGCAGGATCAGCGGCTCGCTGCCCGGGGAGTTCCTGCGGCAGGAGATCACCGGCCCGCTCGCAATCGACTTCACCTTCGGCCTCCCGGAGAAGGAGACGCCCCGGCTCGCCGAACTCGTCCAGGAACGTACCGACCGCGCCGCCCAGGCCGCCCTCCTGGCCCGGATGGAGCCCGTGGCCGTCGCCTCCCTGCTCAACCCGCCCACGGGCCGGGCCGCCGCCAACACCCCCGCCTGGCGCGCCGCCGAGATCCCCGCCGCCAACGGCCACGGCACCGCCCGCGCGGTCGCCGCGCTCTACGGCATCCTCGCCGGACGCGGCACCCTCGACGGCCGCCGCATCCTCTCCGAGCGGGCCGCCGAACGCGTCCGGGAGAGCCAGGGCGCCTGCCGCGACCTCGTCCTCGGCGACGCCTTCGCCCACGAGACGGAGATCGCCCTCGGCCTCTGGCTGAGCGGTCCTAACCGCTCCTACGGCCCCAACCCGCGGGCGATGGGCCACGACGGCGCGGGCGGCTCCTGCGGGCTGGCCGACCCGGAAGCGGGAATCGCCCTCGGCTACGTCATGAACCGCATGGGCTCCGGAGTGGCCGACGATCCCCGCAAGACGGCCCTGGTCGAAGCGGTCTACGCGGCCCTCGGGGACCCCGCCCGGGCGTGA
- a CDS encoding histidine phosphatase family protein has translation MTQRVTLVAAARTSPRLAERFDDDRPLDHAGWHEVQLVAHTLVPLGAAELRYCSPTPRSRATGDALGYAPMAQPALRDCDMGRWRGMTLAEVAAREPAAVEAWFADPGGSPHGGESLLAFIGRVGSWLDTRPACDGFIVAVAEPAVIRAALVYALNVPPTAYWNIDVRPLSTVTLAGAPGRWSLSLESGIR, from the coding sequence ATCACGCAGCGGGTCACCCTGGTCGCGGCGGCGCGCACCTCGCCCCGCCTGGCCGAGCGCTTCGACGACGACCGGCCCCTCGACCACGCGGGCTGGCACGAGGTGCAGTTGGTCGCCCACACCCTCGTCCCGCTCGGGGCGGCCGAACTGCGCTACTGCTCGCCCACCCCGCGCAGCCGCGCCACCGGCGACGCGCTCGGCTACGCGCCCATGGCCCAGCCCGCCCTGCGCGACTGCGACATGGGCCGCTGGCGCGGGATGACCCTGGCCGAGGTCGCCGCCCGCGAACCCGCCGCCGTCGAGGCCTGGTTCGCCGACCCGGGCGGCTCCCCGCACGGCGGCGAGTCCCTCCTCGCCTTCATCGGGCGGGTCGGGAGCTGGCTGGACACCCGTCCGGCCTGCGACGGGTTCATCGTCGCGGTCGCCGAACCCGCCGTGATCCGTGCGGCCCTGGTCTACGCGCTGAACGTGCCGCCGACGGCGTACTGGAACATCGACGTCCGCCCGCTCTCCACGGTCACGCTCGCCGGTGCGCCCGGCCGCTGGAGCCTGAGCCTGGAATCCGGCATCCGCTGA